The window AGCGACTGCTGTAGTTTGCATTTGTGGGTGTTTTGTGCATGTGACTCTGTCAAGATAGGTGTGTGTGGGTATtagtgcgtgtttgtgtgtgtgtgtgtgtgtgtgtgtgtgtgtgtatgtgttggatGGAGTGACCTGGTATTTCATGAGTTCCTCCACCTCCAATGCTGTTGGAAGATCGGTGATGCTGTGGGATTTTTCCCGCCCACGTGGGCTCcactcttctctctgctgttacCCACACTGCGTCTGGAGTTcagatgaatgtgtgttttcagctggtgggtgtttgagtgtgtgcatttgcatgTGAGGTTTCAcgttcctctttctctctttctctctttctctctcaggttTGAAGACAGGAGGCAGCAGCTCTTCAGGTGCTCCCGGCAGCTCAACGTACCACTATACCTTCCATGGAGACCCTCACGCCACCTTCGCCTCCTTCTTTGGTGGCTCCAACCcctttgacatgttttttggcTCCAACCGCGGCCACAACCGCTCAAACGGCTTCTCCTTCCACAACGACCACAGCAATGACGCAGATCAGGACATGGACATGGACGAGGATGACCCCTTCGCTCATTTTGGGAGACAGTTCGGCTTTCCAGGGGGGATGAACAATGGATTCCCGGGGGAAGGCCGTAGGAGGAGGGGGGCGCCATCAGAGCGCCTGGGGACTGGTCGAAAGCACCAGGACCCTCCAGTGGTCCACGAGCTGAAGGTATCACTGGAGGAGATCTTCCACGGCTGCACGAAGCGCATGAAGATCACCCGCCGCAGGCTGAACCCAGACGGCAGGAGCATGAGGACAGAGGACAAGATCCTCAACATTATCATCAAGAAGGGCTGGAAGGAGGGGACCAAGATCACCTTCCCAAAGGAGGGGGACGAGACCCCTGAGAACATTCCTGCTGACATAGCCTTTGTGCTTAAAGATAAAGGGCACGTCCACTTCAAGAGAGACGGTTCCAATATAATTTATAACTGCAAGATCAGTCTAAAAGAGGTGCGTCCCGTTCCGTCTTAcctctctttcttctgtctTACTATCTGCTTTTCTATCTATCAGTCTTCTCTCTTTGTCATGGTTCTACATGTAGATGAGTAGATAACACTGCTGAGGTTGGAGACTTGATTCCCGGTGGAGCAAGCTAAGCAGAAATTTAATGCATTCATGGAGCTACGAAATCTTGGatgaatatacaaaaatgggaTATTTTTCATTCTTGTCACTCCAACCTGGGCAAACAGTGGATGTGTGCCGGCAGAGAGGTGTGACTGTAATTGAAGGGTAGGATTATGTCCTGGGTGGATGgtcatataaaacatattgaaGAGTGACTgtgcatatctgtgtgtgtgttgctggaGGGCAGAATCAGTAATGAACAGAGTCTCTGTCACTGCGGTGTCAGAGAAGCAGCAGGAATGTGGTGTCTTCGTGTGAGTGGCATAGAGCCATCGTCCTCTTCTTGTTCTGTCCgctgtgcacaaacacacatgcaggcaggCACATATAAAGCTTCACATAAACatgcatgcaagcacacacacacagacacacacttgcatCTTCAAGTGTATTTGCAAAGACGCTTGGTTAAAGATGGATTGTGGTGACAATCCAGACTTCTATTACTATGACTGGCAGGACATTTAATTAGCCACTCCTATGAGGGCAACGAGTCCAGCACAACTCTGGTCTGTCTGTGAATTACATAAGCTTTAATGTTTCTAATCGCGCTGCCACTTACTGGTCTGCACTCCTTGTAGTTAGCTTAATGGCAGGTGCTCTCAAAGAGTTGGAGATGTCAGGGGAGTtgttttttgccaattttgtgCAGTTTTCCTCTAAAAGCAGCTCTGACTCATGAATTGCTACAGAAGTGGTGCACTGGGAAACAAGGGTGTCTGCACACAGCACTATTGTGAAGACAGCCTGGTTAATGAGACCACATTAGAGTTTATTGAGTCACATTAAGCAGGAGATGGTACTTGATCTAACCTGCACACTGATTAAGTTTGCATTGCACGACTCCCACAGCTAAGTCCTCAGCTCATACAGCAGCCAGATAAGAGACTTAAGTCTGATGCTGCTAAaggagggatggggggggggagaaggagATGtggatgggggtggggggtatcCGGGGAATATCAGGGAAGTGGGTCAGATGATTCAGTATCCAAAGCAAATAAGAGCTCATATTCcacttctctgctctgctctgtttcccCGAAGATGTGATGCTTAAATGCTGCAGTGAAAAACACAGCACCAGCTACATGCTGCACACCAGACAACCTGCCACATGATAGATGTTGCACCAGTAcataacatatatttatatatgtaacatAGCCAGCAAGATGATTGTTTCCATTTGCAAGAAAACTCTGCAAGTGCTCATATACAAACAGAAGAGGAGGTTTTTCTTCAGCAGATATagttatttttgtcatatttcgACTGTTGTATGTTTGCCCTGGTATTtgattgctcttttttttctgcctgaAGCATGCCCAGATGAGCAGCTTGTTTAGTGCCGCTGAGCCTGTGTGACCAAACTGTAAACTCCAGGGAGAAACTGCTAGAGGCAGCTTCGATgtcttcactgtgacatcagtCAGAAACAGTTAGAGAGCTTAGCATGACTTTGACACATTGATTTCCCTGAAACCGACCCACACCTGGATCTATAGGCTGGCTCTCTCTGGCATTAATGATGCTCCTGAAGTGTTCTGCTATCATCAGTACACTGTGGCACTGCATCTATAGCTCCTGGCACCACTGCACTCAGATCAGTAGCAAAACccacatccaaacacacatagGTGCTAACTGTAGCTGTTGGGCTCTAAAGGATAAGTGGCTTCTGCTCCACCTCTGATATAATTTAGAAAGGCAAATAGACTAGTCAGGAGTTTGTGTTTTAATCCTGTCAGTGCATTTAAATACAGCAATAGTAACCAGTATTCAGGACAAACATGTACGAAGGgtatgtgtgttggtgtatCTATACTAGTGAGGACTGAAATGACAGGACAGTCTTGTGAGGACTCTTTGGTTTGTGAGGACACCTAAGTAGTAACATAACTGTTTAGATTAAACATGTAACAAATGTGGTTCAGGTTAGGGAATAAATGGAAGTCTATTCAACATTCTCATATGTAAAGCAAAAtcaaagtgtatgtgtgtttgtgtcggtTTCTAGAGCTGTGTTGTCTGAGCAGAGGTTTATGCAATCAGTGGGCCCTCAGATCAGCTGGCGAGTGTCATGGCAACCCGTCTCTGTGTGTAAAGACTTGTGTTAGTGAATGGAACTGCTCATAACAAGAGGATGAGCCAGTAGTCTCCATCACAGTCATAGGCTAAATCACCCcctaatgtacagtatgtagtggGTAAAAGGAGGCTGATGTCATGGCTGGaaaactgaagcagctgctCTGCCTGACTGAACTTCACCCGTCCACGTGTCCatcctgtttgttaaaaaaaccACCAGACGAGACAAGAAAATCCCCAACTGTCTTAATACAAAATTGACCACGTAATGACACGGACCGGGTGTCAGAGGTTAAGCACGTGCCAATACAGGCAAAATCACTATTACATCATACCCAGCTTGTTCACTCAACATGATATTTAGAGTTGGTTTGTTTTGAGAaaatcgggggggggggggggggggggcatgaaCCCCATTCCATCAAAAAGGTTACCTTGAGTAGTAAAGTTTAATGAAATTGACTTAAGATATTAAAGCACAGGCACTGAACATGAATTCCCTCCTAGATGGAGCATTTCCATTATAACCAGCTACTTTTGAGAGGTCCTTGGTGCCCCTCACAGATATTTTATCTCATAATTTGCTAGGTATGCACCCCTCTTGCATGTAACTTGAACCCCTTTCCACAGAATTACATCtctacatttaaaattaatatttttaaactgCTTTAGTTGTACCAAGGACTCAGTGAGCAACAAAAGTTAACCAGAACTCCCAAACCTTTGTACTTTTATTTGAAGTACAGCAGAAAACTGAGCAAGAAGGGGGGTGACATGCAGGTCTCCAGAGGGATTTGTGATAAGGTAAACTGCAACCACATGGCCCCTCTACCTTTTTTGTTAGACGACCCCCCCCCACAACCCTGTCAGTTGATGCCACCatttatttcaaccatttatcaaTTAGATTAACTCTTTCAACTTTTTATCCATTAATTATagctatttcaaccatttatcaaTTACTTTTTGCTCAATGTTTATCCATCGCTTTTAGctatttttaactgtttaacaaTTTCCTTACGTTTAGCTATTTTACCAGATATCCAATGTTGCTAGTTATATATTttaacaattctttaactgTAATTGTAAACGAGCAATTTTAACAAATTATCCATTACATTAAGCTAACCATTTTAACTGTTTATCCAAAGCTATCTAGTTTTACCATTTACCCATTACTTTTCactatttcaactgtttgtCCATCACTTTTAGCTACTTACTGTTTATTTGAACAATGTCCTTACTTTGAGCTTTGCAGGttatatatttaaacaataaTTGATAGCGTAAAGCTAACCATTTTAACTATTTATCCAAAGCTAGTTTAACTATGTATCCactacttttagctaactatttcaactTTCAATTACTTTTAGCTCACCATGTATCCATTACTTTTACCTATTTCGCCAGATATCCAATATTGttagttatatattttaacagttaacagtaactttaatttaatcattttcactgtttatccattactttaaGCTAGTTTAGCCattattaattacttttagctaactatttcaactgtttatccgTTAATTTTAGCTCTTTCAATCAATCACTTTTAGCTTAGcatttatccattatttttagCTATTTTAGCAGTTATCCAATACTTTAAGTGAACTATTTTAACTGTTTCAACTTCTCTGCTCGCTTGCTAACTAGTTTTTGGGCACTCTCAACATGAGGCATTCAGGTGTTTAAGACTCAAACtgtaatttctatttttttcaaatcagtTTAGCTACTCCACAATCTCTCCACGTAGCCCCAAACAACTGCTCCTATAGTGAATTATAGGTCATCCACAATGGCTTTCCATCTTTCTGTCCCCACACCTTTATGGTATTTATTCACTGACCTTATTTGGTtttgtaaatcatttttaacGGTTGCTTAGGAAAGCTTTATATAAGAAAAGTTTTTTATTCATCAGGATGTTCATTCACAGAGTTGTGGTTTTAAATAGTTTTCTATTCAGCACAAATCTGGTGAATGATGCTCACTGGAAAGCCTGTGAAGTCGTGATAACCACAGGTCTCTGTGTTTAGTTTAGAGCTCTCTACGCTCTGACTGGCTTCATCAGGCATTGTGATAAGGAGGTGAggcttagtgtgtgtgtgtgtgtgtgttctctttCCTCGTCCTGCCAGCCCATCTGACAAGCCCTCCAACTATTTACGAGCTCAGCCGATTCCTGCCTCACTTCATTAGCCCCGGCTATGAGACCGCTGCTAAAATTAGTCCCCTGTGCAATGTGTAGCCCCTCCAACCCCGACACAGTTACACATAcaccctcaacacacacacatacacaacacacacatacacaacacagaaaGACCGGAAAACTTTTCTACTGCCAAGTCCTGTTTTCCTAATGTTCCTGTTCCAAATGCTGTTTTGTGGACCCCACAGTGCTGTAGTTGATACTAAAACGATTTGTCAGTAAGGCCTACTTTCTGTGTCtttccttcacacacacacacacacacacacgatgaacacacacacaaaacacttgGAGGTTTGACTTATTAGGATGACGTACTGGGGGAAGATAAACTAAAGTTTTTTGTTCATGGAAACATGAAGTCATCAATATATTCATGGCTTTGGCATTTCATTCCTTCTAAAGATATTAACCCTCTCaatctctttcctttcctctcctctccaggcTTTGTGTGGCTGCACAGTTAGCATTCCCACACTGGAAAACCGCATCATCTCGCTCCCCTGTCACGACATCATCAA is drawn from Thunnus albacares chromosome 2, fThuAlb1.1, whole genome shotgun sequence and contains these coding sequences:
- the dnajb5 gene encoding dnaJ homolog subfamily B member 5, with the protein product MGKDYYKTLGIPKGSNEEEIKKAYRRMALRFHPDKNKDANAEERFKEIAEAYEVLSDPKKRVVYDQLGEEGLKTGGSSSSGAPGSSTYHYTFHGDPHATFASFFGGSNPFDMFFGSNRGHNRSNGFSFHNDHSNDADQDMDMDEDDPFAHFGRQFGFPGGMNNGFPGEGRRRRGAPSERLGTGRKHQDPPVVHELKVSLEEIFHGCTKRMKITRRRLNPDGRSMRTEDKILNIIIKKGWKEGTKITFPKEGDETPENIPADIAFVLKDKGHVHFKRDGSNIIYNCKISLKEALCGCTVSIPTLENRIISLPCHDIIKPGTVKRLRGEGLPFPKNPSQRGDLIVEFSVRFPDRIPPQSREIIRQHLPQS